In Hahella sp. KA22, one genomic interval encodes:
- a CDS encoding methyl-accepting chemotaxis protein, with amino-acid sequence MPKLLRFFTTRLLRPVLIVLCVAVALQIVANILLGQFQLNNLVKEVESGLRDSRQKVSTELSAAESTVATQLQTMSDNAQQQLQSKLGAQLENQRKDIAQNLRQTLDEGVKNLTGIVAAIAPPAIWDRDTPELTRLAQLVDNSDSIVFAGFYGFFGQEPEQLTRYVDRTDEKVQELIKQGEGKGSLAKVIDAAEKDPGIVVIRTDIAPQGAVIGQFVVGVSTSRIDGQMERLKGQFSDLTNQSKVAVANVLGSELSRVSEALRLSLKNTETQTDESISSAVLQIREGAESLIGSLTTASLAAGVILVVLISLVLGVRVVLKVDVLSKAIWNIAEGEADLTQRVRIQGNDEIADVGKGLNVFIERIQKIVLNVNKSAELASSQSDELKQNTQHADEAVAHQKQEIEQISSAISEMSSSIHHVAEHVQLVANDVDHIKSETKKSGSISHNLRNMLHSLQTEMSNAEEVVNQLDSHSKEIGSVLLVIRTIAEQTNLLALNAAIEAARAGDSGRGFAVVADEVRTLANKTQQSTTEIQNRIDSLQTGSQSAVRSISAASERAKRSSEAFTESDSSLENINQLVIGLYDRTTEIASMAEEQSGVAEEINRNIVNIADASERTQQSAAESAQAGASIQQSVSDLRRQVSEFVV; translated from the coding sequence ATGCCTAAATTGCTGCGTTTTTTCACCACCCGGCTGTTGCGGCCGGTGCTTATCGTGTTGTGCGTTGCGGTGGCGCTGCAGATTGTCGCCAATATTCTGCTCGGACAATTTCAGTTAAACAATCTGGTCAAAGAGGTCGAGTCCGGCCTGCGTGACAGCCGCCAGAAGGTCAGCACTGAATTGAGCGCGGCTGAAAGCACCGTCGCCACACAATTACAGACCATGTCCGACAACGCCCAGCAGCAGCTACAGAGTAAGCTGGGCGCGCAGTTGGAGAATCAGCGCAAGGATATCGCCCAGAATCTGCGACAGACCCTGGATGAAGGGGTTAAAAACCTCACCGGCATCGTCGCCGCTATCGCCCCGCCCGCTATCTGGGACCGGGACACGCCTGAATTGACGCGCCTGGCGCAGTTGGTGGATAACAGCGACTCTATCGTGTTCGCCGGCTTTTATGGCTTCTTCGGTCAGGAACCCGAGCAGTTGACCCGCTATGTCGACCGCACCGATGAGAAAGTGCAGGAGTTGATCAAACAGGGCGAAGGCAAAGGCTCGCTGGCCAAAGTCATCGATGCGGCGGAGAAAGATCCCGGCATCGTTGTCATTCGTACGGACATTGCGCCACAGGGAGCGGTGATCGGCCAGTTCGTGGTTGGCGTCAGCACTTCCCGCATCGACGGTCAGATGGAGCGCCTGAAAGGCCAGTTCTCAGATCTTACCAACCAGAGCAAAGTGGCGGTGGCCAATGTCCTCGGCAGTGAATTGTCACGCGTGTCAGAGGCGCTGCGACTGTCTCTGAAAAACACCGAAACGCAAACGGACGAGTCCATTTCCTCTGCCGTTCTACAAATTCGCGAGGGAGCGGAGTCGTTAATTGGCAGTCTGACCACGGCCTCTCTTGCAGCAGGAGTTATTTTGGTCGTGCTGATATCCCTGGTGCTGGGCGTACGGGTAGTGTTGAAGGTGGATGTGCTGAGCAAAGCCATCTGGAACATCGCCGAAGGTGAAGCGGACCTGACGCAACGGGTGAGGATTCAGGGCAATGACGAAATCGCCGATGTGGGCAAAGGCCTCAACGTCTTTATCGAGCGGATACAGAAAATCGTGTTGAACGTCAATAAATCCGCGGAACTGGCTTCGTCGCAATCTGATGAATTAAAGCAGAACACCCAGCACGCCGATGAAGCCGTGGCGCATCAAAAGCAGGAAATTGAACAGATCTCTTCCGCCATCTCAGAAATGTCCAGCAGCATTCATCATGTGGCGGAGCATGTGCAGCTGGTGGCCAATGATGTCGACCACATCAAGTCGGAAACCAAGAAGTCCGGCTCTATCTCGCATAATCTGCGCAATATGTTGCATTCGCTGCAAACGGAGATGAGCAATGCGGAAGAAGTCGTCAATCAACTCGACTCTCACAGCAAAGAAATCGGCTCCGTATTGCTGGTGATACGCACCATCGCCGAACAAACCAACCTGCTCGCGCTTAACGCCGCCATCGAGGCTGCGCGGGCGGGAGACAGCGGGCGCGGTTTCGCGGTGGTGGCGGATGAAGTGCGCACTCTCGCCAATAAAACCCAGCAGTCCACCACAGAGATTCAAAACCGCATAGACAGCCTGCAAACCGGCAGTCAAAGCGCCGTACGTTCCATCAGCGCCGCGTCAGAACGGGCCAAGCGCTCCAGCGAGGCGTTCACCGAGTCTGACAGCAGTCTGGAGAACATCAACCAGTTAGTGATTGGTCTGTACGATCGCACCACTGAGATCGCTTCCATGGCGGAGGAGCAAAGCGGCGTCGCGGAGGAGATCAACCGCAATATCGTCAATATCGCCGACGCGTCGGAGCGCACACAGCAGTCCGCCGCCGAATCCGCCCAAGCCGGAGCCAGCATTCAGCAGTCCGTGTCGGATTTGCGACGGCAGGTATCTGAATTTGTGGTGTAG
- a CDS encoding DUF4124 domain-containing protein, translating to MRKLAVVFLLLPGMAEAGIYKCTDASGNMTFSDRPCPGQKQEQIKKDAAPVATDDEGSASGEALGSDFCSKSISNGKDWLSSMRDVARKNLNSGHMTQAQYDEGMPELKRIEGKLTQRECSQAQGKQRQFFECLNDASNHIAQCMSTYRPY from the coding sequence ATGCGGAAGTTGGCGGTGGTTTTCTTGTTATTGCCAGGGATGGCTGAAGCGGGTATTTACAAGTGTACGGATGCGTCGGGCAATATGACGTTTTCGGATCGTCCCTGCCCGGGGCAGAAGCAGGAGCAAATCAAAAAGGATGCGGCGCCCGTCGCTACGGACGATGAAGGTTCGGCGTCAGGGGAAGCGCTGGGATCGGATTTCTGCTCTAAATCCATCAGCAATGGCAAGGACTGGCTGTCGAGCATGCGAGATGTCGCCAGGAAAAACCTGAACTCCGGCCACATGACGCAGGCGCAATACGATGAGGGCATGCCTGAGTTGAAGCGCATTGAAGGCAAGCTAACCCAGCGCGAGTGTTCGCAGGCGCAAGGCAAACAACGTCAGTTCTTCGAGTGTCTCAATGACGCGTCCAATCACATCGCCCAGTGCATGAGCACGTATCGGCCCTATTAG
- a CDS encoding DUF2310 family Zn-ribbon-containing protein, with the protein MILHKVTFGSLVNDDKDEALELAFSFLSTLAHNGQVNVDDYVCAVQQGLVCAYVNTLGPSATELRFYNRYGLRSLEELKGYFGGEPVWETLEDNAAKTEASWKGAPFLYLHTLENDGESPLYRGDNGENITLYTVPCDADEREQAYFWQRDCRQCDSMWMRSAVLESETYKELADAKSALTIAGKEVCRIIEAATGVPTYYFLFRYWGRRKNEEKRRCPGCGGDWRTGHSIEGGSDLWLFPYQCEPCRLVASHALADDDERRASIGEWKGD; encoded by the coding sequence TTGATTCTACATAAAGTAACCTTTGGTTCGCTGGTTAATGATGATAAAGATGAGGCGCTGGAGTTGGCGTTCAGCTTTCTCTCTACGCTTGCGCATAATGGGCAAGTAAATGTAGATGATTATGTCTGCGCAGTTCAGCAGGGGCTTGTTTGCGCATATGTTAATACGCTTGGACCCAGCGCCACGGAGCTGAGGTTCTATAACCGTTATGGCTTGAGGTCATTGGAAGAGCTTAAAGGGTATTTCGGCGGTGAACCGGTTTGGGAAACGTTGGAGGATAACGCGGCAAAGACAGAAGCCTCATGGAAAGGCGCCCCATTCCTGTACCTGCATACGCTCGAAAATGACGGCGAGTCGCCGTTATATCGGGGCGACAATGGAGAAAATATCACCCTGTATACCGTTCCTTGTGACGCAGATGAGCGTGAGCAGGCTTATTTCTGGCAACGGGATTGCCGTCAGTGCGATTCAATGTGGATGAGGTCCGCCGTGCTTGAGTCAGAAACCTATAAGGAACTTGCTGACGCCAAAAGCGCGCTGACCATAGCTGGGAAAGAGGTGTGTCGGATCATTGAAGCCGCCACTGGCGTACCTACATACTACTTTCTCTTTCGGTATTGGGGCCGGCGCAAAAATGAGGAAAAACGTCGGTGTCCAGGGTGCGGTGGAGATTGGCGGACAGGTCATTCTATTGAGGGGGGCAGCGACCTCTGGTTATTCCCCTACCAATGCGAACCCTGCAGACTGGTCGCCAGCCATGCATTAGCGGACGATGATGAGCGGCGCGCCTCAATTGGCGAGTGGAAAGGCGATTAG
- a CDS encoding 2OG-Fe(II) oxygenase, producing the protein MKKIEYGAGVFAIQGFLTSQECDAYISDSEAMGYDEAEIQTARGSQMYKDIRNNDRVIFDDAVMANNIFNRIKAMLPQEVDGWELIGLNERLRFYRYEPGQYFKWHRDGSYARNEKEASLLSFLIFLNEDYEGGEIAFRWDKIKPEKGSVVVFPHATMHQGSTVESGVKYVLRTDVMYREMA; encoded by the coding sequence ATGAAAAAAATCGAATACGGCGCAGGCGTTTTCGCCATCCAAGGGTTTCTAACAAGCCAGGAATGCGACGCTTATATTTCTGACAGTGAAGCGATGGGATACGACGAAGCGGAAATTCAAACCGCGCGCGGATCGCAGATGTACAAAGATATTCGCAATAATGATCGCGTGATTTTTGACGACGCTGTCATGGCGAATAATATCTTCAATCGAATCAAAGCCATGCTGCCGCAGGAAGTTGACGGCTGGGAACTGATCGGCTTGAACGAGCGCCTGCGCTTCTATCGCTATGAACCTGGCCAGTACTTTAAATGGCATCGCGACGGCTCCTACGCCCGCAACGAAAAAGAAGCGAGTCTGCTGTCATTCCTGATCTTTCTGAATGAAGACTACGAAGGCGGAGAAATCGCTTTCCGCTGGGACAAAATCAAACCCGAAAAAGGCTCCGTGGTAGTATTTCCCCATGCCACGATGCATCAAGGCTCCACCGTTGAAAGCGGCGTTAAATATGTGCTGCGCACGGATGTGATGTACCGGGAAATGGCGTAG
- a CDS encoding glutathione S-transferase family protein, producing the protein MASDLKITLFHCPQTRSTGSMVLLEELEADYEVKLINIRNGDNRREDYLRVNPLGKVPALQHGDALITEQVAIFLYLADLFPQAGLAPALTDPLRGPYLRWMVYYASCFEPAVVDKALQREPAPRDTSPYADYDVMLNAVVERIASGPYILGEKFSAADVLWGMAFHWCTQFGLVARTEVIDAYIKRVTSRRSFSEVLAKDAEIAAQLQAKVEASAD; encoded by the coding sequence ATGGCTTCTGATTTGAAAATCACGTTGTTTCACTGTCCCCAAACCCGCTCCACCGGCTCCATGGTATTGTTGGAGGAGCTGGAGGCGGATTATGAGGTGAAACTGATCAACATCCGCAATGGCGATAACCGCCGAGAAGACTATTTGCGGGTGAATCCCTTGGGCAAAGTGCCTGCACTGCAGCATGGCGATGCGCTGATCACGGAACAGGTGGCGATTTTTCTTTATCTGGCGGACTTGTTTCCTCAGGCGGGTCTGGCCCCGGCGTTGACTGATCCGCTGCGCGGGCCTTATTTGCGCTGGATGGTGTATTACGCCAGTTGTTTTGAGCCGGCGGTGGTGGACAAAGCGCTGCAAAGAGAGCCCGCGCCTCGGGACACCAGTCCCTATGCGGATTATGACGTCATGTTGAACGCTGTCGTCGAGCGTATCGCCAGTGGCCCCTATATTCTGGGCGAAAAGTTCTCGGCGGCGGATGTATTGTGGGGAATGGCTTTCCATTGGTGTACCCAGTTTGGATTGGTTGCGCGCACGGAGGTGATCGACGCTTATATCAAACGCGTCACCAGTCGCCGCAGTTTCAGTGAAGTGCTGGCCAAAGACGCAGAGATAGCGGCGCAATTGCAGGCGAAAGTGGAAGCATCAGCAGACTGA
- a CDS encoding YafY family protein has protein sequence MRASRLLNILMTLQARGQTTAPVLAKECGVSLRTVYRDIETLSALGIPVYSERGAEGGYRLLDGYRTRLNGLSSQEAEALFLTGLSGPATDMGLGAAVSAAQTKLLAALPQEMRSGAERMQSRFHLDAPAWFAESEHPDHLRDITQAVWEHRAIEMRYQSWKGEKQRHAEPLGVVLKSGSWYLVAQVDGDLRTYRISRILDLAISETRFERPAEFDLADYWRANTLRLEEELHTYVAEVRLSEKGVWMMDALNSPYVRAATTLDPTPDAQGWRKATLPVGALRQACVELLRFGAELEVLGPPELREKMASIAEEMAQLYAAKKRQ, from the coding sequence ATGCGCGCCAGCCGTCTCCTGAACATCCTTATGACCCTTCAAGCCCGCGGACAGACCACGGCGCCGGTGCTGGCGAAGGAGTGCGGCGTGTCCCTGCGCACGGTCTACCGCGACATAGAGACCTTGAGCGCACTGGGCATTCCCGTTTATAGCGAACGGGGCGCCGAAGGCGGATACCGTCTTTTGGACGGCTACCGCACCCGGCTCAACGGACTGTCGTCGCAAGAGGCGGAAGCCCTGTTCCTGACCGGATTATCCGGCCCCGCCACCGATATGGGCCTGGGCGCCGCCGTTTCCGCCGCACAGACGAAACTGCTGGCTGCCCTGCCCCAGGAAATGCGTTCCGGCGCGGAGCGCATGCAATCCCGGTTTCATCTTGACGCCCCCGCCTGGTTCGCGGAGTCAGAACACCCGGATCACCTCCGGGACATCACCCAGGCAGTCTGGGAACATCGAGCGATCGAAATGCGCTACCAGAGCTGGAAAGGAGAAAAGCAACGTCACGCGGAGCCCCTTGGGGTCGTCCTGAAAAGCGGTTCCTGGTATCTGGTGGCGCAAGTCGATGGCGATCTCCGCACCTATCGCATTTCTCGCATACTGGATCTGGCCATTTCGGAGACCCGTTTTGAACGCCCAGCTGAATTCGATCTGGCCGATTATTGGCGCGCCAATACTCTCCGACTGGAAGAGGAGCTGCACACCTACGTCGCTGAAGTGCGCCTGTCCGAAAAAGGCGTCTGGATGATGGACGCGCTCAACTCACCCTATGTACGCGCCGCCACCACGTTAGACCCGACTCCAGACGCTCAAGGCTGGCGCAAAGCCACGCTGCCCGTCGGCGCTCTGCGTCAGGCTTGTGTGGAACTCTTGCGGTTCGGCGCTGAGCTGGAAGTGCTGGGGCCACCGGAGTTACGGGAAAAGATGGCGAGTATCGCGGAAGAGATGGCGCAGTTGTATGCGGCGAAGAAGCGCCAATAG
- a CDS encoding copper-binding protein, with the protein MSTTRTVKTAIGAMFFALSGAVFSADKAHFAEGSGYVKSVNAVDSRVSISHNSMPEIGLRTQTSSFHVTSNVPLDGIFEGKKVFFKLNIREDGDYEVVEMNDGSGKGT; encoded by the coding sequence ATGTCAACAACGCGAACTGTTAAAACTGCCATAGGTGCTATGTTTTTTGCATTATCTGGAGCAGTGTTCTCAGCAGATAAGGCGCATTTCGCTGAAGGTAGCGGCTATGTGAAAAGCGTCAACGCTGTGGATAGCAGGGTGTCTATTTCGCATAACTCTATGCCTGAGATTGGTTTGCGCACTCAAACGTCTTCCTTCCACGTTACCAGCAACGTACCTCTGGATGGCATTTTTGAAGGAAAAAAAGTCTTCTTTAAATTAAATATCAGAGAAGACGGTGACTACGAAGTTGTTGAAATGAACGATGGCAGTGGTAAAGGTACATAA